The sequence below is a genomic window from Eubalaena glacialis isolate mEubGla1 chromosome 13, mEubGla1.1.hap2.+ XY, whole genome shotgun sequence.
cccccgctcgccgcaactggagaaagcccttgcacagaaacgaagacccaacacagccaaaaagaaataaattaaataaaaaaaaaaaaaaaaaaaaaaaaagatctcatttaaaaaaaaaaaaagagtggcccccgcttgccgcaactagagaaagccctcacacagaaacgaagacccaacatagccaaaaataaataataaataaataataataaataaaaaaaaatttaaaaaaaccaaaaaaaccttccattaaaaaaaaaatagattatacTAAAAATTTTACATTCGTAGAACAAAGATATATAGCTAAAGGTGATTAAGCTATGAAAATCTGGCTTCTAGAACAAAGCACTAAAGAAACAGTGTGAAAAGTGTCAGTCCAAAGTCACAACTGCTGTTCGAGAGCTTATGTTCAAATACAGAAACATTCACGGCaagctccaaaaaaaaaacaacaaaaaaaacactagctttaaattactattatatacaaaaagtttattttagaaatcacgtctttaaaaaataacatagaagTTATAAGTTCTTATCTTAACTGGATATCACTCACCATCTGAATGTCAGGGTGTTATGTGGTATAATTAAGTGGTACAATTAATGATGTGATGAAACCAAGTCCATGTAATATCCCTGGCATTTACACCAGTTTCAAAcattaatgtgatttttaaaagaaaaaaaatttaaaaagaagtctaTTTTGGAAACACACAAAAGCGTCTTGATCTTGTAAACAGAAGTCCTGAAACTACAGATCTATTGCTAAGACTGTTCCAAAAGCTGGAAAAAGTAGGCAGTATCATTTAAATTCATGAACAGTTAAAAAGGTCCAATGGAACTTGTATCAGGAGTGCAGTGTGGTCATCCCAGTGCATGTGCCAGAGAGAATAAGCAGAAAAGTTGAACCTTTGCTTTACAGTTTCATAGGCTGAAAGTTGGAAAACGTGGGTAGTTTTGGTTGGTAATTTTGGGGTAGAACCGGTTATCCTTGTTTCTATTCAATAGGTTTCTTTTGGTCGTACAAGAACAGCACCCACAGATGGCCAAGCTCAAATACCGCAGAATGAgaacacaaaataaatttaaactcaCTACGGACCAAATAATATAGCTCTTTGGAAATCTGAACTAAAACCTGTGACTTAACATGTTAAGAATGCTGAAAATGGTTTTATAGACCAAGGAGTTAAAATGATCCTTAAGGATGATGTCTAAAGCACAATTTTTATACAATAAACTTCAGAAGACTATAAAATTCCTATAACAGAAACCAAttactttaatatatttaatatctttatcAAATGATTTCAGACTGTATTTCTAGGTACTCCTACCCAGACCATGAGGTATTTGTAGTGGGAGATAATGATAAACCAAAGTTTCTCTCTGTAAGAGGAGCTCAGGGCTCTCTGACCTAGCTAGAGTTGAATCCAGAGAACTACTGTCACTGCCTAAAAAGTTTCAAGAACAAGAAAACCTGTATTAGTTCgttaattgcaaaaaaaaaaaaaaaaaaaaaatcttctgaatGCAGCTGCTGGGTGTATCCACGATGAGTAGCTATGGCTCATGCTGAAGGGAactgaaaaataagatttaaaattacCTAAGAACAAAGTCAATCGACAGTCATCATTCCTGATGATGAGAGCAACAGCGGGCTCACCGAATTGTGATTACACTGGATGTACTTTCAATGTTTCCTATCAAATGGTAATCATCTCATCAGAACACATTTACTGAAGACAAGCATTTTAGGTTGTGAAAGGATAATGTGGGACGTGTGATGGGAGATATACCTCCTATAAATCTTCAGGAAAAGCTGGCCACTACTTTCACTGAAGTGAAAAATGTGTCAACAGTAACGTCGCAGATCTGAACTTGATTATCAGAATGTCGTCACTTTAGGATAGAATTGATACTACCGATTTTCTAAAATGGTTTTAATATGGCATAAAACTCTGGATTCTCAGAGCCATATGCCCCCATATCTgccaaaatgtattttgaaaggaAATGTACAAAGGGGATGTAAAACAGGCACAAAAGTTGACAAAATATCCAAATGAACATTCGTCATGACAGATCCACTTGAGATCTAGAAAGCACTTGAATACTCTATCCTTCTTCAAATGATCAAGGGAAAGAGCAAGTCCTGTATTTGCAAAACTGATGAAAATCACACTGTAATAATCAGTGACTGCAGAACAACTGCACAGATCTGTGATTCCAACTTTTTCCACCATGATTCTCCATCAAGGTAAAAAAAGATTCTTTCATACAAATCCCAGAAGGACGCAGAGGTGGCAGCACAACTGCCAAAGATGGTACAATGACTTACTACTGAAGCTGATGACGGGACAcaaggggaaggaggggcagaGTCCTCGAGAAAAGAACCCTAGTGAACGCCGGCGGCGGCTCTAGTCCGTGGTTGACCTCCGGTACCAAAACCGCGCCCTGAAGTCGTCGCTGCAGGTCATGAAGCCGGGGTTGGTGGGCGAGTGCACGATACAGCGCACGATGTTGTTGTGGCCCAGCGAGAGCAGGTTGCGGCGCTCGGCCGTCCTCGAGTCCCAGCAGCAGAGGCTGATGGTCCTCTCGTCGGGCAGCAGCACGTAGTCCTCCGTGTGGTTGAAGACGGCCTGCGTCCGGTGCACCTGCCGTCCGCTCAAGCCAGCGCCTGTGCAGAGACCGAGAGGTTAAGGCCTGGGCGCCAGGGCTAGCTTTCCAGTTCACACCTTAGAGCCCGGACTGTTCTACTTTTGTTATTAGCTCTGTTGACGtaaaaactgcattttaaaattgttgaAGTAATACACATTTATTGTGCAATTTTGGTAACTctaaaaaaagtatgaaaaagaaaatcaccttCGGGCCCACCACCTAATGCAACTGTTAATGTTCTGATGTATTTTTAGGCATAAAAACAcctcaaaaaaatacaaaagtggTGCCACATTATCTAACTTCATGTtggatatgttgtgtttttactGGCTGCAAAGGATCCCGTTGTTTGGAAGCACCATTAGGTAACGATTCTTTTCCTGCTAGGCAGCTAGTTTGTATCCAACTGTACTATTGTGACAAACATTCTTGGTACAGAACACGTTATTTCTTTAGGACTAACTTCCTAGGACCAGAATCACTGGGATGGATGAACAGCCGCTCTCCAAGAGGAAactctatgctttttttttttttgaccatgaattaaaaaaagcatattttatgTTTCAAGTATTAtatgaactattaaaaaaaatctgcctgaTAATTTTACACAGAGTCAACATTTTGATGAATATCTTTTCCAAATATCTCCGTGCGTTGTATACTCATTTGTAATTTATATAAATCAGGGCATACGGCATACAGTTTTTATTCAACAGTTTGTGGTGGAGACCTACAAAGAGGGAATATAGCTTAACGGATAAAAATACACACTTTGGTGCTGGATCTGGACTCAGTACTTATTAGCGATGTGACTTTGAACAAATGACTTAACATCCCTAGGCCTTAACTGTCTCCTCTGCTCTGCAGGGATAATTACAGCACCTGCCCACAAGATGTTGCAGGGATTAAAATGAGGTGTAATGCCCATTCAGCTCTGCAGTATAAGTGTTCAACAAACATTactatgagtattttttttttttaattttatttattaatttatttatttttggctgtgttgggtctttgtttctgtgcatgggctttctctagttgtggtgagcgggggccactcttcattgcggtgcgcaggcctctcactgtcgtggcctctcttgttgcagaacacaagctccagacgcgcaggctcagtagttgtggctcacgggcctagttgctccgcggcatgtgggatcctcccagaccagggctcgaacccgtgtcccctgcattggcaggcggactctcaaccactgcaccaccagggaagaccaagtatttatttttaaaggctgcATGCCGTGAAAGGCTATGTAACAATTTACTCAGTGCTTCTTCTGGACATTTATATTCTATCTAACTTTCCACTACTCCAGATAATGCTGGGATGAATATCTTtttatgtgtgcatgtgcatgcttCCCAAGAATCTTTTTAGGTTAAATTTCTAACAGTGGATATAGCaagtcaaaaatatatatatttaaaattttgataatatGACACCAAGCTGCCCTTCAGAAATATTTTACCAATCATACTCCTAACAATATGTGATTTCCTGAAATGTTTATCAATACTATATAATACCAATCTTTTAAATTCCTGAAATCTGATGAGCAAAAAGATACTTCCATATTCATTTCTTAGGTTTATAGTGAAGTTGGTCATCTTTTCTGGGGTTCACTGAGCAGTGTCTGACCTATGTTTATTACCTAtgctaagaatattttttttttccctagccagcatttaattttgtttatagtgttttaaattaacttttaacaTCAAAATTTCTAATGTTTACTTGAtagttcttccttttccttcattaTTTCAAGAGCCCTCTGAATTCTAACTAAACATTAAAACTGGAAAAGCAGATCCAAAAGTGCTGACATGAAGGGGTCTTAAACTGTGAATTAGAAAAAGAGGGAATCTGCATATAAATTCAttataatctcattttaaaatcaaatcccaattctccagaaaaacaaaccaatcaGCCACATATAACCATAAAACATCCCAAACATTCATAAAACAAAAGTGACTCTTCCAAAGACTTACTAGCGATACCATCTACACCAGAAGCCAGAGAGATGGCAGGAAGCAAACTCTGGTTACAATGAGATAAATCTATGGTAGGTTATGCTGCACCCTAGTGGTTCAGACGTCACCAACTCCTCAATTTTCTTCACTTACTAACATCCCGGCAGTCCCTTACAATAGTGTTGTTTTCTTGTGAGTTTTAAAGTTCTGGTCACGGCAGTTTCAGTGTATGACACAAACGTCTCACAACAGAGGAAGCTAAGCTGAAGTTTTCTACCAAACAGCCTTTGCTGCTACAAGGagcagaagaatgaaacacagtaTTTTAATACTTACTATCAAATAATTAGACAAACACTGACTACTAGTGATAGGATAAATTTAAACAGATCTCATAAAAAGAACTCACAGGCACAACTGTTGCAATTAGAGACCAACATGAATTAGACAATCAGACTAACAATTTTGTGTTTCTGTCTGAAGGGCCCACTTTATATCTAGGTTCAGAACACTTGGGGTCTCTTTTGGGGGTTCCTTCTCCTCTCTCAGGCATGAGCCAAGATCTTTCCTCTCACTTACTGAGTCTCTTCTCTGGACTGCTTTCATGTTTTTGTGGGAAGTGGGCAGGCCATGGGTCTACAAACAGACCATCTAATTCTCAAGTGTTACTTGCATGGAATCAGATCTAATTTTAGCTGTTAGCATATTGAGAAGGGCAAAGTTAAGAAACTGTGGTTCTatttccagctctgcctcttgttTGATTCACATAGATTGTGTGGATCTAGTTCGAGGATCTAAAAGAGAGTTCTGGAAACTAAAATGCCTCAGAAATGTGAAGTAATATCAACTTCTCACATACCTGTGTATCTGACCAGGGTTCGTCCTGTTGATATTTCCCAAAGTTTAGCTACAGAGTCTTTTCCACTTGACAGaatgtattttgaatttttggaaaaaatggcAGAACAAACTTCAGCACCGTCGTGTGCTTTCTCAAAAGTTGTGATGCATCGATTTGAAACACCATCCCACAATTTGATGCAGCCGTCCTTGCTGCCAGTCACATACATATTGGCACTAGGATTGTAATTAACGGAACATATGGCATCAGTGTGTTGATCTTGAGGATTGCAAGAGACAAAGCACTGAAATGTGTTGATATCATAAAGTCGAAGAGTAGGATGCTGCGTTCCAACAAGTATAAAGTCTCCAGAAGGATGAAAAGAGATGGAGCGTAACATTTCGGCCTCCTGTTGGGAAAGAGACCAAGTGGTGAA
It includes:
- the CSTF1 gene encoding cleavage stimulation factor subunit 1 isoform X1 produces the protein MYRTKVGLKDRQQLYKLIISQLLYDGYISIANGLINEIKPQSVCAPSEQLLHLIKLGMENDDTAVQYAIGRSDTVAPGTGIDLEFDADVQTMSPEASEYETCYVTSHKGPCRVATYSRDGQLIATGSADASIKILDTERMLAKSAMPIEVMMNETAQQNMENHPVIRTLYDHVDEVTCLAFHPTEQILASGSRDYTLKLFDYSKPSAKRAFKYIQEAEMLRSISFHPSGDFILVGTQHPTLRLYDINTFQCFVSCNPQDQHTDAICSVNYNPSANMYVTGSKDGCIKLWDGVSNRCITTFEKAHDGAEVCSAIFSKNSKYILSSGKDSVAKLWEISTGRTLVRYTGAGLSGRQVHRTQAVFNHTEDYVLLPDERTISLCCWDSRTAERRNLLSLGHNNIVRCIVHSPTNPGFMTCSDDFRARFWYRRSTTD